The following coding sequences are from one Sulfitobacter sp. HNIBRBA3233 window:
- a CDS encoding gamma-glutamyltransferase: protein MSNFSTTQRITKDVIWTEGGVVASQHRKAAEVGARVLAQGGDAMDAAIATSFAVGVVEPWMSGPMGGGMMTLWRADEARAETIEFGMSAPQALDPADYPLDPAGRAGDLFPWTRVQGDRNIYGATAVAVPGTVAGMELAHARYGTMAWSDLLAPAIALADEGMLVDWYASLLIASATRQLAQDADAAELFLVDGQWPNIAGWTAQSDARLDQSAHARTLRRLAEAGPRDFYEGDIARRIVADMQAKGGSLSLDDLASYRATAEPTRTVRYRDATVHAPSGLSAGADLVRCLQQMETAFTPGDAPDGVSYAALATALTEAYAYRLAHSGDTGESEQAPGCTTTFSIVDRHGNMVNVTQTLLSMFGSHVLSPQTGMLMNNGIMWFDPEPGKPNSLAPGKRCLMNVCPTIAEAHGRRFAIGASGGRKIMPAVANLVSFMTDFAMDLDAAIHTARIDASGSGTVTADETLPAPVLAALGSQMSVKTAKRTVHPYAFAVPAGVMREGNRNCGATEIMTPWGDAIAEEDV, encoded by the coding sequence ATGAGCAATTTCTCGACCACCCAGCGCATCACCAAGGATGTCATCTGGACCGAGGGCGGCGTCGTTGCCTCTCAGCACCGCAAGGCCGCGGAGGTGGGCGCGCGGGTTCTGGCGCAGGGCGGCGATGCGATGGATGCCGCTATCGCCACGTCTTTTGCCGTCGGAGTGGTCGAGCCATGGATGTCGGGACCGATGGGCGGGGGCATGATGACCCTCTGGCGCGCGGACGAAGCGCGCGCCGAGACCATCGAGTTCGGAATGTCGGCGCCGCAGGCCCTCGACCCCGCGGATTATCCGCTCGACCCTGCTGGCCGTGCCGGTGATCTCTTCCCGTGGACCCGCGTGCAGGGGGATCGCAACATCTACGGCGCAACCGCCGTTGCGGTGCCGGGAACGGTCGCCGGGATGGAACTCGCCCACGCGCGATACGGAACGATGGCATGGTCGGACCTGCTGGCGCCCGCGATTGCGTTGGCGGACGAAGGGATGCTGGTCGACTGGTACGCGTCGCTTCTCATCGCCTCGGCAACGCGCCAGCTGGCGCAGGATGCCGATGCGGCGGAGCTGTTTCTTGTCGACGGGCAGTGGCCAAATATTGCGGGCTGGACGGCGCAATCGGACGCGCGGCTCGACCAGTCGGCACATGCGCGCACCCTGCGGCGGCTGGCCGAAGCAGGCCCGCGCGATTTCTACGAGGGTGACATCGCGCGCCGGATCGTGGCGGACATGCAGGCGAAGGGCGGGAGCCTGTCGCTCGATGATTTGGCGAGCTACCGCGCCACTGCCGAACCCACGCGCACGGTCAGATACAGGGACGCGACGGTCCACGCACCTTCGGGGCTGTCGGCGGGTGCCGATCTGGTGCGCTGTCTGCAACAGATGGAAACCGCGTTCACACCCGGTGACGCGCCCGATGGTGTCAGCTACGCGGCCTTGGCGACCGCGCTGACGGAGGCCTACGCCTACCGGCTCGCGCATTCGGGCGATACCGGCGAGAGCGAACAGGCACCCGGTTGCACCACCACGTTCTCGATCGTGGACAGGCACGGGAATATGGTGAACGTCACCCAGACACTCCTGTCGATGTTCGGGAGCCACGTGCTCTCGCCGCAAACGGGGATGTTGATGAACAATGGTATCATGTGGTTCGACCCCGAGCCCGGCAAACCAAACTCGCTCGCGCCGGGCAAGCGGTGCCTCATGAATGTCTGCCCGACAATAGCAGAGGCCCATGGCCGCCGCTTTGCCATCGGGGCCTCCGGCGGGCGCAAGATCATGCCGGCGGTCGCGAATCTGGTCAGCTTCATGACCGATTTCGCGATGGATCTGGACGCCGCGATTCACACCGCCCGCATTGATGCCAGCGGGTCGGGCACAGTGACTGCTGACGAAACCCTGCCCGCGCCGGTGCTCGCCGCGCTCGGATCACAGATGTCGGTGAAAACCGCCAAAAGAACGGTCCATCCCTATGCTTTCGCCGTACCGGCCGGCGTAATGCGCGAGGGCAACCGCAACTGCGGCGCGACCGAAATCATGACACCATGGGGCGACGCGATCGCCGAAGAAGATGTGTGA
- a CDS encoding MFS transporter, which yields MADTALGQPAIRWGPVVLAVTLVQAVLAAASRALPVLGMPLTQSAGMSPEAVGQFSSASSLGSMLFFLWGPTVLARLTSVQQLRVGCAVVGVSLLLCISGQWHLMLFAALVIGIGYGPGTTAGSELLMRVVPQRRRGTIFSIKQAGVPLGGAVAGLLLPLIALHAGGVGAALVSVAVLAFLAVLVLGVWKGRVDDAPVRANTSLRDVMMAPILMVGTLFRSSRLRRLTLAGFALGASQSVVMGFFPVFLSDHAGYSLAAAGAAFALLQGTGIGGRVAMGWVSDWLGDPMRALGGLCLMSGGCMALLATIGPDSAVWWVAALSVLAGLGTVSWNGVLLTGLAEAAPKGRVGAVTAAGTFVLFSGYVFFPLVFQFIFERTEGYATGLILAGLVPALTGIVIILTPTQGRAGAS from the coding sequence GTGGCTGATACCGCGCTCGGGCAACCTGCGATCCGGTGGGGGCCAGTGGTTCTGGCCGTCACTCTGGTGCAGGCCGTCCTTGCCGCCGCCTCGCGCGCGCTGCCTGTGCTTGGCATGCCGCTGACCCAGTCGGCGGGCATGTCACCCGAAGCTGTGGGGCAGTTTTCCTCGGCGTCGAGCCTCGGTTCGATGCTGTTTTTCCTCTGGGGGCCGACGGTTCTGGCGCGGCTCACGTCCGTGCAGCAGTTGCGAGTGGGCTGCGCGGTTGTGGGGGTGTCTCTCTTGCTGTGCATCAGCGGGCAGTGGCATCTGATGCTGTTCGCGGCGCTGGTGATCGGGATCGGTTACGGCCCCGGCACGACGGCGGGCAGCGAGCTTTTGATGCGGGTGGTGCCGCAGCGCCGTCGCGGGACGATCTTTTCGATCAAGCAGGCTGGCGTCCCGCTGGGCGGGGCGGTCGCGGGGCTTTTGCTGCCGCTGATCGCGCTTCATGCGGGAGGGGTGGGGGCCGCGCTGGTAAGTGTGGCGGTGCTTGCGTTTCTGGCGGTGCTGGTGCTGGGCGTCTGGAAAGGCCGCGTCGATGACGCGCCGGTGCGGGCCAACACGTCGCTGCGCGATGTGATGATGGCGCCGATCCTGATGGTGGGAACGCTGTTTCGCAGCTCCCGTTTGCGGCGGCTTACACTTGCGGGGTTCGCGCTCGGTGCATCGCAGAGCGTGGTGATGGGATTCTTTCCGGTCTTCCTGTCGGATCACGCAGGCTATTCCCTCGCTGCCGCTGGTGCGGCTTTTGCGCTGTTGCAGGGCACTGGTATCGGCGGGCGCGTGGCGATGGGGTGGGTGTCGGACTGGCTGGGCGATCCGATGCGCGCACTGGGCGGGCTGTGCCTGATGTCGGGGGGCTGCATGGCGCTGCTGGCGACGATCGGGCCCGACAGCGCGGTCTGGTGGGTCGCGGCGCTTTCGGTTCTGGCCGGTCTGGGAACGGTCTCGTGGAACGGTGTGTTGCTGACCGGGCTGGCAGAGGCCGCACCAAAGGGCCGCGTCGGTGCCGTGACAGCAGCCGGGACATTCGTGCTGTTCTCGGGCTACGTTTTCTTCCCGCTGGTTTTCCAGTTCATTTTCGAAAGAACCGAAGGCTACGCTACCGGCCTGATCCTTGCGGGTCTGGTGCCGGCCCTGACAGGCATCGTCATCATCCTGACCCCAACCCAAGGGCGCGCTGGCGCCAGCTGA
- a CDS encoding SDR family NAD(P)-dependent oxidoreductase has protein sequence MTKTAIITGGGRGIGRGCAHELARQGCDIVLADLIPDDLANTKAEIEQIGRRCWTYEADVADFARAHDVVADVIATTGGIDVLVNNAGASNTNGIAEITEASFDRTIDINLKGAFNWTHAVVPGMLAREAGRIVMMSSLNAYTGGVTSAVSRFAYTTAKAGLLGMTRALAKELSPHIYVNAICPGVIETERSNDMIRARKDELVRGISLGRTGTPADVAQLVAFLALSEPCFITGQDIAVDGFQWVT, from the coding sequence ATGACGAAGACAGCGATCATCACAGGGGGCGGTCGCGGCATCGGTCGCGGGTGTGCCCATGAACTGGCCCGTCAGGGCTGCGACATCGTTCTGGCCGATCTTATCCCCGACGATCTGGCCAATACCAAGGCCGAGATCGAACAGATCGGCCGCCGCTGCTGGACGTATGAGGCCGATGTCGCCGATTTCGCCCGCGCCCATGATGTCGTGGCGGATGTGATTGCCACTACCGGTGGCATCGACGTGCTTGTGAATAACGCCGGGGCCTCCAACACCAACGGGATCGCGGAAATTACCGAAGCATCCTTTGACCGGACAATCGACATCAACCTGAAAGGGGCCTTCAACTGGACCCATGCCGTCGTACCGGGGATGTTGGCGCGCGAGGCGGGGCGCATCGTGATGATGTCGTCGCTCAACGCCTATACGGGCGGGGTGACAAGCGCGGTATCGCGCTTTGCTTATACGACTGCCAAAGCGGGGCTTTTGGGTATGACGCGGGCATTGGCCAAGGAGTTGTCGCCGCACATCTATGTCAACGCGATCTGTCCCGGCGTGATCGAAACCGAACGCTCGAACGATATGATCCGCGCGCGCAAGGACGAACTGGTGCGCGGGATCTCCCTTGGCCGCACGGGAACGCCTGCGGACGTCGCACAGCTGGTTGCCTTTCTGGCGCTCTCTGAGCCCTGCTTTATCACCGGACAGGATATTGCCGTGGACGGATTCCAATGGGTGACCTGA
- a CDS encoding ABC transporter ATP-binding protein, whose amino-acid sequence MTASGKDPVLTVTDLTVRFPIRGAFGRKEGEIRALDGVSFDLEDGEILGLVGESGCGKSTLGKTLMGIQKPSSGSILLDGKEVAGRTPKEARALRRRLQYAYQDPGASLDPRWKIGKSLEEPLIIHADLPRKERLQKVTEILTAVGLPAGHADLFPHEISGGQQRRVGLARILMLNPEVIILDEPTAGLDVSVQATVLKLFSDLRDEFDLTYIFVSHDLSVVRMMCHRIAVMYLGRIVEIGPAEAIMNDPKHPYTQSLLAAIPVINGARVTENFWLEGEPADAAHLPPGCRFQGRCPHVQPLCREQDPPEIEVGTQRAACHFAGQVSPPVPTEKAST is encoded by the coding sequence ATGACCGCCAGTGGCAAAGACCCTGTTCTGACTGTCACCGACCTGACGGTGCGTTTTCCGATCCGCGGTGCCTTTGGCCGCAAGGAAGGCGAGATCCGCGCCCTTGACGGGGTGTCCTTCGACCTCGAGGACGGAGAAATTCTGGGGCTGGTGGGTGAATCAGGATGCGGCAAGTCGACGTTGGGCAAAACGCTCATGGGCATCCAGAAGCCCAGTTCGGGGTCGATCCTGCTGGACGGCAAGGAGGTTGCCGGTCGCACTCCGAAAGAGGCGCGCGCCCTGCGGCGCCGGTTGCAATACGCCTATCAGGATCCCGGTGCGTCGCTTGATCCGCGTTGGAAAATCGGCAAATCCCTCGAAGAGCCGTTGATCATACACGCCGATCTTCCGCGCAAGGAACGGCTTCAGAAAGTCACCGAAATCCTGACCGCCGTTGGCTTGCCTGCGGGACACGCGGATCTTTTCCCCCACGAGATTTCGGGCGGCCAGCAGCGGCGGGTCGGGCTGGCCCGTATCCTGATGCTGAACCCCGAGGTCATCATCCTCGATGAGCCCACGGCGGGGCTGGATGTGTCGGTGCAGGCAACCGTCCTGAAGTTGTTTTCCGATCTGCGCGACGAGTTCGACCTGACCTATATTTTCGTGTCGCACGACCTGTCGGTTGTGCGGATGATGTGCCACCGGATCGCGGTGATGTATCTTGGCCGTATCGTCGAAATCGGCCCCGCCGAGGCGATCATGAACGATCCCAAGCATCCCTACACGCAGTCGTTGCTGGCCGCGATTCCGGTGATCAACGGGGCCCGCGTGACCGAGAATTTCTGGCTGGAAGGCGAGCCCGCCGATGCGGCGCATCTGCCCCCCGGTTGCCGGTTTCAAGGCCGCTGCCCGCATGTTCAACCGCTCTGCCGCGAGCAGGATCCACCGGAAATAGAGGTCGGCACACAGCGCGCGGCCTGTCACTTCGCCGGGCAGGTTTCGCCCCCGGTCCCGACCGAAAAGGCAAGCACATGA
- a CDS encoding ABC transporter ATP-binding protein — MSDALLSVRDISLGFHGDGGFAHILDGANMTINRGEVVGLVGESGCGKSTLANAILGVLPRTALEVLGGEIDFAGTDMISADQATAQEAIRGRRVTFIPQDPFTSLNPVFTIGQQIDELMKWKSPRRAPDESRMPAMLTRYPRKRRRADRERVMEMLAQVQLPRADQLLKKYPHEVSGGQRQRLMIAMALLPEPDLIIADEPTTALDVTIQAQILMLLRRLANDHGVAVLMTTHDLGSAYEICDRITVMYAGQDVESAPVAEFFNRPSHPYTAKLLASRPDGGGGMTGIPGELPSFYAPPQGCRFQTRCSRATEACKDRPAPDPVGPGHVVRCFHPLEDAEQPDLKEARP; from the coding sequence ATGAGTGACGCACTCCTTTCGGTCCGCGACATCTCGCTTGGTTTTCACGGGGATGGCGGGTTTGCCCATATCCTCGACGGTGCCAACATGACGATCAACCGCGGCGAGGTTGTCGGCCTTGTCGGAGAATCCGGCTGCGGTAAATCCACGCTCGCCAACGCGATCCTGGGCGTGTTGCCGCGCACGGCGCTGGAGGTGCTGGGCGGAGAGATCGATTTTGCGGGGACGGACATGATCTCGGCCGATCAGGCCACGGCGCAAGAGGCGATCAGGGGCCGGCGCGTGACATTCATTCCCCAAGATCCCTTCACCTCGCTGAACCCGGTGTTCACCATCGGCCAGCAGATCGACGAGTTGATGAAATGGAAATCCCCGCGCCGCGCACCGGACGAGAGCCGGATGCCCGCGATGCTGACGCGTTATCCGCGCAAGCGCCGCCGCGCGGACCGCGAGAGGGTGATGGAAATGCTGGCGCAGGTGCAATTGCCGCGGGCGGACCAGTTGCTGAAGAAATACCCGCACGAGGTATCCGGCGGCCAGCGCCAGCGTCTGATGATCGCGATGGCCCTGTTGCCCGAACCCGATCTGATTATCGCGGACGAACCGACCACCGCGCTGGATGTGACCATTCAGGCGCAGATCCTGATGCTGCTGCGGCGGCTTGCGAACGATCACGGCGTTGCGGTCCTGATGACGACACATGATCTTGGCTCCGCCTACGAGATTTGTGACCGCATCACCGTGATGTACGCGGGGCAGGATGTGGAATCTGCGCCGGTGGCCGAATTCTTCAACCGCCCCTCGCATCCCTACACCGCGAAACTGCTGGCCTCGCGGCCCGACGGGGGTGGCGGGATGACAGGTATTCCCGGTGAGTTGCCTAGCTTCTATGCGCCACCGCAGGGGTGCCGGTTCCAGACACGGTGCAGCCGCGCGACCGAGGCCTGCAAGGACCGGCCCGCGCCCGATCCCGTTGGCCCCGGCCACGTGGTGCGGTGTTTCCACCCGCTCGAAGATGCCGAGCAGCCAGATTTGAAGGAGGCCCGCCCATGA
- a CDS encoding ABC transporter permease, translated as MTALNRLLSDRAATLGAAIILGLILIAILAPWLAPYPDDVNAFHLDQRLQPPSWDHPFGTDRMGSDVFSRILFGARITITIAFIAVGVSVAIGVPIGLIAGYYGGFSGGFLMRTSDVFLAVPQIVLAIAIAQTLGPSVENVILALSLTYWPFWARLVYAETNSLKNQTFVEAAQALGASDMRIMLLHILPNTASAIIVRTSIGMGTTILTAAALGFLGLGAPPPTPEWGRTISEAREFLPEAWWYAAAPGFAIFLVVMGFNLLGDGLRDILDPKLRKGSK; from the coding sequence ATGACCGCCCTGAACCGCCTTTTGTCGGATCGCGCGGCCACCTTGGGTGCGGCGATCATCCTCGGGCTGATCCTGATCGCGATCCTCGCACCCTGGCTCGCCCCTTACCCCGACGACGTGAACGCCTTTCACCTCGACCAGCGGTTGCAGCCGCCATCGTGGGATCACCCCTTCGGCACCGACCGCATGGGATCGGACGTGTTTTCGCGCATTCTCTTCGGCGCCCGGATTACCATTACGATCGCCTTCATCGCGGTTGGCGTGTCGGTCGCCATCGGCGTGCCCATCGGCCTGATCGCGGGGTACTACGGCGGCTTTTCGGGCGGGTTTCTGATGCGGACCTCCGATGTGTTTCTGGCGGTGCCTCAGATCGTGCTGGCCATCGCCATTGCGCAGACGCTCGGCCCTTCGGTCGAAAACGTGATCCTAGCACTGTCGCTGACCTATTGGCCGTTCTGGGCGCGACTGGTCTACGCCGAGACGAATTCACTGAAAAACCAGACCTTCGTCGAGGCGGCGCAGGCGCTGGGCGCCTCCGACATGCGGATCATGCTGCTGCATATCCTGCCCAACACCGCCTCGGCGATCATTGTGCGGACATCCATCGGCATGGGCACGACCATCCTGACAGCTGCGGCATTGGGGTTTCTCGGTCTGGGCGCGCCGCCGCCCACACCCGAATGGGGGCGTACGATCTCGGAAGCCCGCGAATTCCTGCCTGAGGCGTGGTGGTACGCCGCCGCACCGGGCTTTGCGATCTTTCTGGTGGTGATGGGCTTCAACCTTCTGGGGGACGGTCTGCGCGATATCCTCGACCCCAAATTGCGAAAGGGCAGCAAATGA
- a CDS encoding ABC transporter permease: MRRLEIIVSRLIWFIPTLFGLVFVAFFISNVIPTDPARIIAGENATEVQVQALRAEMGLDQPLYVQFGRYLSGLATGDMGKSLYTQREISQDLLRRLPATLELTMAAMVIAVGLGVPLGVISAVKRNSMVDQVLRLLSVSGLAIASFWLAMELQMYFSTKLGWTPLNGRVSGWGPEPITGFYIIDSILNRDWESLWDSLHHLLLPSITLALPAAATLVRFTRAGVLEVINSNFVLYERAMGIPMPLIIWKYVLRNALISTVTQIGLIFGALFAGAVVVEAVFDWPGLGTYAVQSILQSDTKAILGFSVIVGVVFIGVNLLVDITHTFIDPRTLK, translated from the coding sequence ATGCGCAGACTGGAAATCATCGTGTCGCGGCTGATCTGGTTCATCCCGACGCTTTTCGGACTGGTGTTCGTGGCCTTCTTCATTTCGAACGTGATCCCGACCGATCCGGCGCGGATCATCGCCGGAGAGAACGCGACCGAGGTCCAGGTGCAGGCGCTTCGCGCCGAGATGGGGCTGGACCAGCCGCTTTACGTGCAGTTCGGACGTTACCTGTCCGGGCTGGCAACCGGCGACATGGGCAAGAGCCTCTATACCCAACGGGAAATCTCGCAGGATTTGCTGCGCCGTCTGCCCGCAACGCTGGAGCTGACCATGGCCGCCATGGTGATTGCTGTCGGGCTGGGGGTCCCGCTTGGGGTGATCTCGGCCGTGAAACGAAATTCGATGGTCGATCAGGTTCTGCGATTACTTTCGGTTTCGGGTCTTGCCATCGCGAGCTTCTGGCTGGCGATGGAGCTGCAGATGTATTTCTCGACCAAGCTGGGATGGACGCCGCTGAACGGGCGCGTCAGCGGTTGGGGGCCGGAACCGATAACCGGCTTCTATATCATCGATTCCATATTGAACCGCGACTGGGAGTCGCTCTGGGACTCGCTGCACCACCTTCTGCTGCCGTCCATCACGCTGGCGTTGCCCGCTGCGGCGACACTGGTGCGTTTTACCCGCGCGGGTGTGCTGGAAGTGATCAACTCGAACTTCGTTCTCTATGAGCGGGCCATGGGCATCCCGATGCCGCTGATCATCTGGAAGTACGTGCTGCGCAACGCGCTGATTTCGACGGTCACGCAGATCGGCCTGATCTTCGGTGCGCTCTTTGCCGGTGCCGTGGTGGTCGAGGCGGTATTCGACTGGCCCGGTCTCGGCACCTACGCGGTGCAGTCGATCCTGCAATCCGACACCAAGGCGATCCTCGGCTTCTCGGTCATCGTCGGCGTCGTCTTCATCGGGGTGAACCTGCTGGTCGATATTACCCATACCTTCATCGATCCGAGGACGCTGAAATGA
- a CDS encoding ABC transporter substrate-binding protein, with the protein MKRTTLALCASVALAFAAPATGFAQDRYVHANNSAYDTLDPHTVRDVARVASRLNFYDGLYRWVDNPPQLIPWLAKDHTVSEDGLTWTFNLRDDVTFHDGAPLTAQDVVYSFERMLALKRGAGSLFLPMIDPGQTKALDDTTVAFTLKEPSAIFAALVPDILVVNSKLVEENTTDDDMGQAFLNDNVAGSGSYMLKRYDPARGFVGERFAEHFAGWGEKYFDEIEFRTVVETNTRIQGLMRGDYQGLDGYLAPDQVNRLREDENVQILEEESMRVYHIAMHNGRAPLDDRNFRLAMTHAFDYDGYINDIMQGTVARNPTIVPGNLWGAPDVPGYDYDLDKAREYLDAYKAEHGDEIRTLKIGALAGFAETEQTAALMQNSLSQLGIESEIEASPWPVISSNMQNPDTMPDMVPYWKSTYYADPNNWIGEQYGSRYAPTRNVSDYHNDEVDQMLEKALVITDQAERDALYKEATTQVYNDAAGIWIYNTKWYGPYASNVKNIRFCPVGNGQDMRWAYLED; encoded by the coding sequence ATGAAAAGAACGACTCTGGCCCTCTGCGCGTCGGTGGCACTGGCATTCGCCGCGCCCGCGACGGGATTCGCACAGGACCGCTATGTCCATGCCAACAACTCTGCCTACGATACGCTTGATCCGCACACGGTGCGCGACGTGGCGCGGGTGGCGTCCCGGCTGAATTTCTACGACGGGCTGTACCGCTGGGTGGATAACCCGCCGCAGCTGATCCCGTGGCTTGCCAAGGATCACACCGTATCCGAAGACGGCCTGACCTGGACGTTCAACCTGCGCGACGATGTGACCTTTCACGACGGCGCACCGCTGACCGCGCAGGATGTCGTCTATTCCTTCGAACGGATGCTGGCGCTGAAACGTGGTGCCGGGTCGCTGTTCCTGCCGATGATCGACCCCGGCCAGACCAAGGCGCTGGATGACACGACCGTGGCTTTCACGCTCAAGGAGCCGTCGGCGATCTTCGCGGCGCTGGTGCCGGATATCCTCGTTGTGAACTCCAAACTGGTCGAGGAGAATACGACCGACGATGACATGGGACAGGCATTCCTGAACGACAATGTCGCCGGTTCCGGTTCCTACATGCTCAAGCGGTACGATCCCGCGCGCGGGTTCGTCGGCGAACGCTTTGCCGAGCATTTCGCGGGCTGGGGCGAGAAGTACTTTGACGAGATCGAATTCCGCACCGTGGTCGAGACCAACACCCGGATTCAGGGTCTGATGCGGGGCGATTATCAGGGGCTGGACGGCTATCTTGCGCCCGATCAGGTCAACCGCCTGCGCGAAGACGAGAACGTTCAGATCCTCGAAGAGGAATCCATGCGCGTTTACCACATCGCCATGCACAACGGCCGCGCGCCGCTGGACGACAGGAACTTCCGCCTGGCGATGACACATGCCTTCGACTACGACGGTTATATCAACGACATCATGCAAGGCACCGTGGCCCGCAACCCGACGATCGTGCCGGGGAACCTCTGGGGCGCACCCGATGTTCCGGGATACGACTATGATCTCGACAAGGCGCGCGAATACCTCGACGCCTACAAGGCCGAGCATGGCGATGAAATCCGCACGCTCAAGATCGGCGCCCTCGCAGGGTTTGCCGAGACCGAGCAGACCGCCGCGCTGATGCAGAACAGCCTGTCGCAACTGGGTATCGAAAGCGAGATCGAGGCTTCGCCATGGCCGGTGATTTCGTCGAACATGCAGAACCCCGACACGATGCCCGACATGGTGCCCTACTGGAAATCGACCTACTACGCCGATCCCAACAACTGGATCGGAGAGCAGTACGGATCGCGCTATGCGCCGACCCGCAACGTCAGTGACTACCACAACGACGAGGTCGACCAGATGCTCGAAAAGGCATTGGTGATCACGGATCAGGCGGAGCGGGATGCGCTATACAAGGAAGCGACCACGCAGGTCTACAACGATGCCGCGGGCATCTGGATCTACAACACCAAGTGGTACGGCCCCTACGCCAGCAACGTGAAGAACATCCGCTTTTGCCCTGTCGGCAACGGTCAGGACATGCGCTGGGCCTATCTCGAGGACTGA
- a CDS encoding polysaccharide deacetylase family protein: protein MSEEQEPWQWPEEIWRGKVNRVRAGDTLKPAAWPGGARCAVALSFDVDHDSNELRDGGTSIGALSRGQYGNRQGIPRIMKVLRDHDVKASFYVPAVIAMLYPDEARMFVAEGNEVGIHGWIHERNSVLPPADERDLQMRSCDTLEKITGARPVGIRTPSWDFSDSTLEITRDMGLVYDSSLMADVDCHKLLLDGEDTGVVELPVEWIRDDAVYFNMNRFSALRPYTPPEAVFDIFMREFNAAYDEGGIFQLTMHPHVIGYRSRIWILDEVIRHAKTKGDVWFATHAEIVDWVKQNA from the coding sequence GTGAGCGAAGAACAAGAACCCTGGCAATGGCCCGAAGAGATCTGGCGTGGCAAGGTCAACCGGGTGCGGGCGGGCGACACGCTCAAACCTGCTGCGTGGCCGGGTGGCGCGCGATGCGCGGTTGCGCTGTCGTTCGACGTGGATCACGACTCCAACGAATTGCGGGATGGGGGCACCTCGATCGGTGCGCTCAGCCGGGGCCAGTATGGCAACCGTCAGGGCATTCCGCGCATCATGAAGGTGCTGCGCGATCACGACGTCAAGGCGTCGTTCTATGTGCCGGCGGTCATCGCCATGCTCTATCCCGACGAGGCACGGATGTTCGTGGCCGAAGGCAACGAGGTCGGTATTCACGGCTGGATCCACGAACGCAACTCTGTCCTGCCTCCGGCGGACGAGCGCGATTTGCAAATGCGGTCCTGTGACACTCTGGAGAAGATCACGGGCGCCCGCCCTGTCGGCATCCGCACCCCGTCGTGGGATTTCAGCGACAGCACGCTGGAGATCACCCGCGACATGGGGCTGGTCTATGACAGTTCTCTGATGGCCGATGTCGACTGCCACAAGCTGCTGCTGGATGGCGAGGACACGGGCGTTGTCGAATTGCCGGTGGAATGGATCCGCGATGACGCGGTCTATTTCAACATGAACCGCTTTTCCGCCCTGCGGCCCTACACGCCGCCAGAGGCTGTGTTCGATATTTTCATGCGCGAATTCAACGCCGCCTACGACGAAGGCGGGATTTTCCAGCTGACAATGCATCCGCATGTCATCGGCTATCGCTCGCGCATCTGGATTCTGGACGAAGTGATCCGCCACGCGAAAACCAAGGGCGACGTGTGGTTCGCGACCCATGCCGAGATTGTCGACTGGGTGAAACAGAATGCGTGA
- a CDS encoding SDR family NAD(P)-dependent oxidoreductase, protein MIAFDFSGQRVLVAGAARGIGAAIVEEFHSAGAHVIAVDILADELAALAARHTERLSTETVDLGDADAVLARFGGLAPDVLVNATGGVRGQAAKPLEEVTTDEWMAIYDANVMSAVNLLRAVVPGMKRRGSGRIVTISSGAGLKPSLTGIQSYCSAKHGLVGLTRQMALELGPFGITVNSVAPGFLRTSPDYERQWEGYGEAGQKQMLDRIAMRRLGEAEDISAACAFLASDRAGYITGQVLPVSGHPFP, encoded by the coding sequence ATGATTGCGTTCGATTTCAGCGGGCAGCGGGTTCTGGTCGCCGGTGCCGCGCGCGGTATCGGTGCCGCGATTGTCGAGGAATTCCACAGCGCCGGCGCGCATGTGATTGCGGTCGACATTTTGGCCGACGAACTGGCAGCGCTGGCGGCGCGGCATACCGAAAGACTGTCCACCGAAACGGTCGATCTGGGCGACGCGGATGCGGTGCTCGCGCGGTTCGGCGGTCTTGCACCCGATGTGTTGGTCAATGCGACCGGCGGCGTGCGCGGTCAGGCGGCCAAGCCGCTCGAAGAGGTGACAACGGATGAATGGATGGCGATCTATGACGCCAATGTCATGTCCGCCGTCAACCTGCTGCGCGCCGTTGTCCCGGGCATGAAGCGGCGCGGATCGGGGCGCATCGTGACGATCTCCTCCGGTGCGGGGCTCAAGCCCAGCCTGACGGGGATCCAGTCCTATTGCTCGGCCAAGCACGGGCTGGTCGGTCTGACCCGTCAGATGGCGCTGGAGTTGGGGCCCTTCGGGATCACCGTCAATTCCGTCGCCCCCGGGTTTCTGCGCACCTCCCCCGACTACGAGCGCCAGTGGGAGGGATATGGCGAGGCAGGTCAAAAACAGATGCTGGACCGCATTGCCATGCGGCGGCTGGGCGAGGCCGAGGATATCTCGGCGGCTTGCGCATTTCTGGCGTCGGATCGCGCCGGATACATCACGGGGCAGGTTCTGCCCGTATCGGGACATCCCTTTCCATGA